The region CATCTCCTAGAGGACAAGGACATTGTTTTCTTCATCTCCAAATTACCATGGCATAGCATAagctttttgaggaattgctcaataaatatttgttgaattaaatgatGGAATTTATGATGATCAGGCACATAGAATTCTCAATTATGgaaatatgcacataaaatatgctcctataaattataaatgcttCACCTTACAAATTCAATTGCTTaattgaattctaattttttatttccaattctaattttttatttcatttgatcatcAAAATCAATTTCTTAATGTGAATATATTACTTCACCTGAGGATCATAACAACGCTGCATGGCACAGAAGGGCAGTCATCATTaaaatacccattttatagatgaagaggCTAAGcttataacatatttaaaaaacctggccgggcgcggtggctcacgcctgtaatcctagctctctgggaggccgaggcgggcggattgctcgaggtcaggagttcgagaccagcctgagcaagagcgagaccccgtctctactataaatagaaaggaactaattggccaactaatatatatagaaaaaattagccgggcatggtggctcatgcctgtagtcccagctactcgggaggctgagacagaaggatcgcttgagcctaggagtttgaggttgctgtgagctaggctgacgccacggcactcactctagcctgggcaacaaagcgagactctgtctcaaaaaaaaaaaaaaaaaaaaaaaaaaaaacctgttaatgGCCAGGCTCTGtagctcttgcctgtaatcctagtgctctgggaggccgaagggtgggtggatccctcaaggtcaggagttcaaaaccagcctgagaaagagcgagaccttgtttctactaaaaaaatagaaattaattggccaactaaaaatatatatataaaaaaaattagccaggcatggtggtgcatgcctgtagtctcagctactagggaggatgaggcaggagaatcgcttaagcccaggaatttgaggttgctgtgagctaggctgatgccacagcactctagcctgggcaacagagcaagactctgtctcaaaaaaaaaaagaaaagaaaataagttccAGGACCCATCTTTCTGTGCTCTGGTGGAGGAAACAAAGAATTTTAGTTGTATGTGAAGGACTAGGCAGACGTAGAGAAGTGCACTGAAAAACTCTTCCAATTTTCACAGTCTGCCCAGGAGACTCAGTATATAAAGAATTGTCTCAATCTCTAGATATAAAGGAAAGATATGAAGAATCtccccctgcctccacctctctCGTCCCCCATCTCTTCCCCTACTAAGGGGGTGAGATTTCCAGAGTCATAGTCCTAGTCTCTTCTATTTGATAGTCTCTTCTATTTGAACTACAGAAGGTGAGAAGAGATAGTTGAAAAAGGAAGCAAATTCTCACATGCCctcaacacataaaaataaacattgccCTGAATCCTGCAAGCCATcagtcattgtcatcatcattatcctcatttatAATCACTTCTAAAACTTGTTAGAAGCCTTTCATTTACAGCCTGGTGTGTAGAAGGATGGGCTTTGGAGCAGATAAGCGAGCGATCTGACAAACTCATTGGCTTTGTCacataatctttatttatttatttatttatttatttatttatttattttattttatagacagggtctcactctgccccACAGGCTGAAGTctgaagtacagtggcacgatcatagctcactgcagccttgaactcctgagctctctagcctcagtctcctgaatagctaggactacaggcgcgcacCCCCAtccccggctcattttttttgtagatatggggtctcatgttgcccaggctggtctcaaactcttggcctcaagtgctCCACCCGtgttggcctctcaaagtgctgggatttcaggcatgagccactgcacccagcccacaTAATCTTTAGAGCTTTGTCTTTTCATCTGCAAAAACAACATATGGCTATTGAGGGTATTAACGGAGATAAATTTGAGATAACATATACAAAAGCTCTGTGCAGACTAATAGCTCTATAAAGTTTCAGTTGCTTGATTTGTCtaagtttccttatctctaaCGAAAATAGTGAgaacctacttcatagggttctCGTGAActctaaatgagttaataaatgtaaGCACAGCTCCTGACACAGTGCTTAACAAATGTTAGCCACTGATATTACTAATGTGTGCTCCACGAGGGGGCATGTCGGATTCTAAACACCTTTCCCTCTCCGAAAGAGCCTAATACCCAGCGGATGCTCACTACATCATTGCGCGATGACTTAGGAATGGAAGAATCGTCTGCCTGCAGCACGAGCCGCAGGGGGCGACCGAGCGCAGAACTGCCGTACGCCGGAACCCAAAGTTCGGGACGCTGCTGCGGCGGAGCCTCTTGGCGTCTGCAAACCGGCGTCGGAAGTGGCGAAGGCGGGGACCGGGTGAAATCGCCAGCCAGGGAAGATGCTGCTGGACTTGTCTGAGGAGCATAAGGAGCATCTAGCCTTCCTGCCGCAAGTGGACAGCGCGGGTCAGGATACGCGGGACGGTGTTCTGTGGGCTGGGAAGGGGGCTAAAGGGAACCCCCGACGCTCACGGCCTTCTGACTGTCGTTATAGTGGTCGCCGAGTTTGGGCGGATTGCAGTGGAGTTCCTGAGGCGAGGTTCGAACCCCAAGATCTACGAAGGCGCCGCTAGTAAGAAGGGGAGAGGTGCGGCCTCGCGGACTGCTAAGGGAAGTGCGAGCTGTCCTCTGTCGTCCGGGAGAGGAAGGGGATTATTTCGACTCCTAGGGTCTTGTTCCCATTGTAGTTGAATAAAACCAGCAGAGCTTTTCAGTCAGGATGCAAATACTGCCCGTCTTCTTAGTAGCTGTGAGGTTTTTAAAGCTTCTGTTAagtcagttttctcatgtgtaaaatggacgTAATATCACTTGCCTTTCAGAAATACTGAGAAATGTTAAATATACCAAAGTCTGTGGAATAGCTGGGCCAGCTGTAAATAATCGTGCACGTGCTTGGTTATCATTAGTTATTCAGACATTTGCTTTTGCTGAAGTGGTGATGTTTTCCCTCTGGATGAGAGGCGGTCTCTGCATTTAAGTCTATCCCTGTGGAGTTCCTGTTTTGCCAGACTTGAAGGAACTACGTATTCAAGAGGTCTGTGCATGGCAGGAAATACTGAGGGCATCTGGCTGTTGTTAGTGGAATGAGAAAGAACAGGAGGCTGTGGCgaacttatttttcattgtactGTTTGAAAACATGGaataatgaatgtttattttatttatttttttttttgagacagagtctcgctttgttgtccaggctagagtgagtgccgtggcgtcagcctagctcacagcaacctcaaactcctgggcttgagcaatccttctgcctcagcctcccgagtagctgggactacaggcatgcgccaccatgcccggctaattttttatatatatatcagttggccaattaatttctttctatttatagtagagacggggtctcgctcttgctcaggctggttttgaactcctgaccttgagcaatccgcccgcctcggcctcccaagagctaggattacagacgtgagccacagcgcccggcctgaatgtttatttttaaataacagttggaatgaaaggataaatattaaaacagtaatttatttattcatctttgctTATCTTTTTCAGGAAAACTAAATGTGAGTAGTGACACTGTCCAGCATGGTGTGGAAGGATTAACATATCTCCTCACTGAGAGCTCAAAGCTCATGGTAAGGGCTTCTGGGAAATGTTTTGTAAGACCTGGATTCTTAGGAAAGGTCCGATATCCTCCACATCGTAGTCCTGGCAGGTACCTGTGTATTTGAGTAATGTTGTTAATGGTTTATAATTCATTTTGTGAAGACATACCTAAACAATATGACTATAATATCATTTGCTGGCATGAATACCTCTTGCTAGTCTAGCTAGTAAAGTATTGCCTCTAATTCTACATGTTGTTAAACCATATGCCATAGTATATATCCTAAAAGGAAGGAGAGTGAAATGATTTCTTTGCATATCAGCAGTATCTGGCTTGATGAAGAATAGAAAGGGAGAGTGGGCATCttaattctttcctttatgtACTTTAATAAAGTATTCTTATGTATTAGTAACTCAGATTATGGAATAGTGGGCAATGGTTGTTTTTAACTATAAGGAACATTGTTTCTTTTACTAGACAGAAATGAATTCGAGGATATCATATTTGAATGTTTGtgtatatcaaatattttagcatttaccAGACAAACATAAATTTTGATGTTCCTTTAAACACAATTCACTTATAGATTTCTGAACTGGATTTCCAAGACTCTGTTTTTGTTCTGGGATTCTCTGAAGAATTGAACAAATTGTTGCTTCAGCTTTATCTGGACAACAGAAAGGAGATCAGAACTATTCTAAGTGAATTGGCACCAGACCTTCCCAGTTACCACAGCCTTGAATGGCGACTAGATGTACAggtatgccttttctttttaacttgacATAGAGCAAAAGGATTATTTTAGGTCTGTGTCCTGCTTATTGTATTCTTTACCACTTTAACCAAGCTGTGGCTTGAAACTTAGGTCTTATAATGTTCACTTTCAGACCATTTTACAAATagttcattttcctttgtttttaatgtgttcaAATAACTGTAATTTGCAAAGTTTGTAAGAAATTGGTTATTATGGAAAGGAAGATGGTTATGTAGATTTTTAAGGTgatgcctaattttttaaaaaaactcttctcTTTAAATTTAACAGACATAGAAAGGTGCACAGGTAAATGTACAGCTCAATAAATTATCACACAGTAAAAACTCCTAAGAAACTGACATTCAACTATGACCCACATCCAAGAAGCATCCTCCTTTCCTCCTACCAAATatttccccttccctcttttcttttcttttttttttttttttacgtcaGACGGGTAATGTGCCGATGtcgtaacaaggtttgagggaggcacatctcacgcatgcgcgtgaaaacccaatcatcacgcttttgaactacaaaaggatctcccttccctcttttctAATGGTATCCAACATCCTGACTTCAAACACATAGATtctttttgcctgctttttaactTTCTATATATGGAATGATTCAGTAAATATTCtttcatgtctggcttcttttgcacagtattatttttatgatacttCTTCAGTTGTTTTTAGAGCCACATAAATAATAGGAAGTTTTTAGACCATTACATATAGCCCTTTATTAAGTAGTGAAAGATGAGTTAGTAGATATGTATTGAATGCCATTCATTTACTGTGTAGAGCTGTGCTAAATGCTTTGGGACACAGAAGAAATGTAAGATACTTTTCTCAGCTGGAGAAGATGTCATCAACTGGTTAGGGATATTAGGTGTTCCCAAAATAACTAATAATTAAAGATAGTTATAAAATAAGGTCCTAGAGGGGGAAAAATATTATTGTGTAAATGAAGATGCTGAGTGTTTCAAAAATGTCCACATGTTGTGTGTATTCTAGCATGATCCAGAAGCAAAAGGAGGTTAAATTTCaaaaggatgaatgaatagaGAAAACCAGGATAAAAATACTTGGCAGGGGAGGCAATGTAAGTTGTAAAGGCCCACATAGATATGGATATGAGCATATAAATATGTGACACAGTACATTAGTTCTCAAACTTGACTACATATTAGAATAACCTGGGAAGTTTTGTAAAAATTCTGATGTTTGTATTCAGTATCCAGAGATTTAAATGGTATAGAGTTTGTCCTGGGCATCAGGATTTTTAATAGCTCCCCTTTTACcacataattcaataaataaataatagtgaaATAAAGTTTGTGAACTACTGTTACAGTGGATTCTTCCTGATTTGAATGGAGATAAGGTGGTCAAAATGAACTGTAGAAATTCACTTAGGGGAGTGTAGACCAAACATAGCAGAAAATAAGAAACCTTTGTAGCTTTTTGGATAAGAGAGTATAATAACCTTAAAACAATCATTTAGGAAAGTTAATCTAGCATCCTTGGGCAGACCAGAATGAAAGTGGGAATTTGAAGTTTGAAGAAATTCagttctttacccattttttcctccatatgaaatgctttttctgtctttccattaCCTCTTgattcttctcttctccttttatcCTTTTAAGTCTCAGTTTAAATCAGGGCTCAGCAAACTATGACCTATAGGCCAAATCTGACTTGCTACTTgtttccataaataaagttttactgggaCACAGCCATGTGCTCctttgtttacatattatctatggctgctttcaaagTACAggagcagagttgagtagttgtgccAGAAACTGTGTGGTCTGCAAAGCGTAAGATAtttatctggctctttacagaaaaagtttgctgacctctgcttTAAATGATGCCTCCCTCTAGGAGAAATGCCCTGTTAAATCCTGATGGTATCTGTGCTTCCTCTTTTGGCAAGTCATCTCACTCATACAAACCTGTTTTCCAAACTGTAAACTCTGGGATAGCAGGGACCATGcacgttttttttgtttttttaactaaatgttaatatttttttgtttcatttttgctttttgcttttgacTCTTCTTCAGCAGGTGGAGTCAAGACTGTACTCTTTATTCATAGCCTCAACATCTCCTCCATGCTCCACACTCTTACCTCTTGACTTTGCTTCCTGtttgactaagaaaaaagaagtaatcaGAAGAAAACTCCTGCATGCACCTATCATATCTGCCAGTCTTCCTATATCAGCACTTACTTGCTGTGTCTTCTCTcctgttcctcttttttttttttttgagacagagtctcactttgttgcccaggctagaatgagtgccctggcgtcagcctagctcacagcaacctcaaactcctgggctcaggcgatcctcctgcctcagcctcccgagtagctgggactacaggcatgtgccaccatgcccagctaattttttctctatatattagttggccaattaatttctttctatttatagtagagacggggtctcgctcttgctcaggctggtttcgaactcctgacctcgagcaatccgcccgcctcggcctcccagagtgctgggattacaggcatgagccaccgcgcctggcctctcctGTTCCTCTTGATGAAATGTCTGTGTTCTTATCTATAGTCAACTTCTTCCCTTGTATACTTCTATCCATCCTCATTTCCCCATATGAGAACATAGTTTCAGCAATTGTTCCCTTTGTTTCCtgcattatactttttttttttttttttttttgcctctactgAATCATTCCTTTAACAGAACAGTGGAGTCAGAAACccagtcttggccgggcgcggccaagactaattggccagctaatatatataggaaaacttagctgggcatggtggcacatgtttgtagtcccaactactcgggaggctgaggcagaaggatcacttgagcccaggagtttgaggttgctgtgacctaggctgacgctaccgcactcactctagcatgggaaacaaagcaagactctgtctcaagaaaaaaaaaaagaaacccagtcTTGACTCCACATACTCCTCCTACTGCCACTCCATTTTTTTTGCTTCCCTTTTTACCAGAAGTCCTTGAAAGTTTTCTGTCTGTCTATGTGTTCTCTCTCCCTATTCTTTTTCAAACTCACTCTAATCAGGCATCTTCTCCACCACTCTACTCTTATAACTTAATCAAGGTCATCACTTTTTAGTCTTTATGCCATTCATTCTGTTTGTTAATAGCATTTGTGACAGTTAATCAGTCTTTCCTActtgaaatactttcttcagTTGCCTTCTGGGAAATAAATCCTCTGGTTCTTATCCAAACTCACAGAtccctcctcagtctcctttgctgattCTGTCTCATCTTATCATACCCTTTAAACATTAGGATGCCCCAAAGCTCAGTTCTTGATCTTCACACTTTTTCCACTTATATTCCATAGCTGATTTCATCTAATTTGATGGCTTTAAATACTCTCTATATACTCAGGATActcaaatttatatctttaaccTAAATCTGTCTCCCAAACTCCAGAGTCATACAGTTGAAGTCTATTTGATATTTCCAATTTGGTGTTTGATAAGCATTCAAATGCATTATGTCCAAAACTTAATCCCACCTTTCTCACCCTCTTCTCCCAAAATTGATCTTCCATAGTATCCCCCATCTCAATAGATGCTCTTTGAAGCATCTCAAGTCTGCTCTTTGAATTACTCAGGCCAAAAATACTTGGAATCATCCTGTGTCCTCTCTTTACTTTTCATCTAGTCCATCTGTAAATCCTACCTTAAAAATTCCATAATCTGACCACTTCCCTCCActgtttgaaaacaaaaaagataaatttcacaCCAAAATCACAATTTTTAGCAGCTCTTGAACAATTAGAAGTTCAGGCAGCTCAAGAGCCACATTCCCACATGACATTAATGAGTTCAAGATGCATTGAATTttggctgtgtgtggtggctcacacctgtaatcctagcactctgggagaccaaggccggcagatcatttgagctcaggagtttgagaccagcctgagcaagatcgagaaccccgtctctaccaaaaatagaaaaaattagccaggcatggtggcacatgcctgtagtcccagctacttgggaggctgaggcagaaggattgcttgagtctaggagtttgaggttgctatgagctaggctgatgccacggcactctagcctaggcaacagagtgagactctgtctcaaaaaaaaaaaaaatgctttgaatttAAGGTAAAGACagcttatttaaattataatccCGGTAGTAGTTGAGGATGTTAGCCTAGAACTTGGGTTCAAGATTAGTTCAAacagcaggtgtggtggctcatggctgtaatcctagcactctgggagtctggagcaggaggatttcttgagctcaggagttcaagaccagcttgagcaagagtgagacctcatctctactaaaaattgtattttccaaacatttatccatttgtcttcttttgtaaaatgcttaTTCAGCTGTTCTGTACATTTTTGTCTTGCATTTTATTAAATCAGAGGAGTTCAACATACATTCTGGATACAAATTTTTTTGGTTATATATGTATTGCaaaatatcttcttccagtttagggtttgttttttattacccttaggtatctttttgaagaaaaattattaattttaatatggcaatcctagcactttgagaagccaaggtgggcggattgctcgaggtcaggagtttgaaaccagcctgagcaagagccagaccctgtctctactataaatagaaataaattaattggccaactaatatatatagaaaaaattagccgagcatggtggtgcatgcctgtagtcccagctactcgggaggctgaagcagtaggatcgcttgagcccaggagtttaaggttgctttgagtgaggctgatgccatggcactcactctagcctgggcaacaaagtgagactctgtctcaaaaaaaaaaaaatttttttaatatggctaAATTATCACTTTGTCTTTATTGTTTGtgccttttatttcatgtttaagAAACTTTTCATACTGTAAGGTTTCAtgtatattctcattttttttctttccaaaggtTTTAAAGTTTACTGGTCATTTTGAAGTCTATGATTcatctgaaatttaatttttgtgtaggtTGTAaggtaattataaatattatgttttcagTATGATTGTTGAATAATAATtgtgttctttttccatttaaaatcaaGCTTGCAAGCAGAAGTCTCAGGCAACAAATTAAACCAGCAGTGACTATAAAGCTACACCTTAATCACAACGGAGGTCACAATACCAACGTTCTACAGACAGACCCAGCCACCCTGCTCCATTTGGTTCAACAACTGGAGCAAGCATTGGAAGAGATGAAAACAAACCACTGTAGGAGAGTTGTCCGCAACATCAAGTAGTAccaattttaaggttttaatctctttgaatcatttatgaatttatatacagcaataacttttcaaattaattttttattgatgatAATGATATATCCAAATTccatgaaatttctttttctattccaggataTTGAGGTCATAATCATAAGCTAACATAAAGTTTATTTCCTAGTGGGAAATGTAGTCAGATTGACAGATTAAGATGtagtttgtattttaaatatgtaaataggaTTGAATCAACTAGAAATGAATCTATACTGTTCTTATCTTCTGCGTATATGAATGGCTatactgttttttatatttcttttgactgcttaattttattattttcctccatattgctcaaaataaaattcacaatgtaaTGTTATTACTGTACACAATTTTCTaaacagtttaatattttttacttttcaaagcaccctacagtcccagctacttaggaggctgaggcaggtggatcacttgagtctaggagcttgtggtcagcctgggcaacagtgagacttcttctcaaaaagaaaaaaagcattccaCAATGTTAATAGCTACAGAATAATTGAAAGTAAATATGATAACTTTTTTAATGCTCTGTTGTTATAGGcagtttatgtatttttctttgtatatgaaGATAATAAGTATCATATTGCTGGATGCAGGAGTAATAATTCTTGATTATCTAGGTATGAATTacagtcactttttaaaattttgtttgaataAACTATAACAGGGAAAAGGAAGTCCATGTTTATTACATTACAAGCAAATATTCCTTCTTCCTTacaaacttgttttgtttttcactgggAACCAAAACTTGAAAAACTCAGGTGCTGATTTGTCAACCCAGCCTGAAAGAGTGCAGAGACACGATGGCAGACTTAAGGAGAACTGTTTGGAAGAGTGGAAATGGAGGTTTAGTCTCATGTGTATCTAGGGCTTTATCCTGAGAGTCTTATCCCCATGGAAGGCCTTTAGAACATCAAACTCTAAAATGAACTTTAGGCTCTGTCAATACTTTGTCTCCTAAGAATTGGAGATTTTCATGTCGGAGTGACATAATGTTGCTTTCTCTTTAGAAAAGAGAGAGCCTAAAAGGGAACAGGCCAGTGGGAGAAGAGTGCACTTAAAAAGGCCACTCATTGTCCCCTGCGGGCATCTGGGACACCCTTTTCTTATAGGTATATGTTCTGTAGTTGTAAAACAACTATATTATCAGATGTTAGCAGACtgtaattagaaataatttttaattacagtGACAACTTGATTAATGAAGCTCTCATATTTAACAACCTCACAAACAAGAGGACACTTTATATATTACATGAACTAGTAGCACATATGTCATTTGGATTTAAAAGCAACATGCCTGCCAAGATTATATGATTAGAAATACCTCTCTGAAGCCTTTTATTTGTGCACATTTGATGGAAGATAAACAAGACTAATGCCAGCCAAGACTGAAATAATAGCCTTGTGTCTCC is a window of Microcebus murinus isolate Inina chromosome 1, M.murinus_Inina_mat1.0, whole genome shotgun sequence DNA encoding:
- the COMMD2 gene encoding COMM domain-containing protein 2 isoform X1 gives rise to the protein MLLDLSEEHKEHLAFLPQVDSAVVAEFGRIAVEFLRRGSNPKIYEGAASKKGRGKLNVSSDTVQHGVEGLTYLLTESSKLMISELDFQDSVFVLGFSEELNKLLLQLYLDNRKEIRTILSELAPDLPSYHSLEWRLDVQLASRSLRQQIKPAVTIKLHLNHNGGHNTNVLQTDPATLLHLVQQLEQALEEMKTNHCRRVVRNIK
- the COMMD2 gene encoding COMM domain-containing protein 2 isoform X2, with amino-acid sequence MLLDLSEEHKEHLAFLPQVDSAVVAEFGRIAVEFLRRGSNPKIYEGAARKLNVSSDTVQHGVEGLTYLLTESSKLMISELDFQDSVFVLGFSEELNKLLLQLYLDNRKEIRTILSELAPDLPSYHSLEWRLDVQLASRSLRQQIKPAVTIKLHLNHNGGHNTNVLQTDPATLLHLVQQLEQALEEMKTNHCRRVVRNIK